Proteins co-encoded in one Opitutus terrae PB90-1 genomic window:
- a CDS encoding Ig-like domain-containing protein → MSLDIIRREWLRVPGLALLLTIGPVFAAEPPTSAADPAPAGDRAAQSDNEAIVSTTPMEFESENTGVYGQLTVAPEILSADTRNDLVYTITAEPLHGRVGLASAGEEADFFKTKTSRLGYFVYRPQEDYAGEDSFDYTVRNETSGLVFKNTVVLAVKPPPPVMLQRFDVEATRERSLKVQEVALSTRPNQPVTQKVPSHEDFLTPADRVGIAPPKVAYLLDDKAKPQNGTAKLDRLTGQLTYAPNPGFIGEDRFRYYTVDEANPHLGAENVVSVHVEPIRTVKHVVVDRSRSREVDLVFVINNSPSMAAHQSRIAANLSRFRQLFHTRDLDYRIGVLTTDFVDADPRFSRADQQFFKEVRSIQLNRAGQPVLDRRGRPKTTTKRVASNGTLVTLPVMDQPWVTPRTPDGIFSELVKVGTNGDSNRTAFTSVYNFVAGYYNKEHAFLRPEAPTIVVFFMDEEETRMATWKEQADGKREAEWIENGKLPDLLKQYNARNPQKRQTLDGYINYWVLRPFIIAKGNKRGKLEMHAVVSPNNISHRRAAELTGGSVLNIESDFSGPLAALGDRIAETVAVALDPVAPGATLYRKSLRVLVDGDEVRPDAENGYVYDELTHSIRFQGAAKKKAFLAKIDITYEEHM, encoded by the coding sequence ATGAGCCTCGACATCATCCGCCGCGAATGGCTCCGCGTTCCCGGCTTGGCGCTGCTGCTGACGATCGGCCCGGTGTTCGCCGCCGAGCCGCCCACGTCCGCAGCCGATCCCGCTCCGGCCGGCGACCGCGCGGCGCAGAGCGACAACGAAGCCATCGTTTCGACCACGCCGATGGAGTTCGAATCGGAGAACACCGGCGTGTATGGGCAGCTGACCGTCGCCCCGGAGATTCTCAGCGCCGACACGCGCAACGATCTGGTCTACACGATCACGGCTGAACCGTTGCATGGCCGGGTGGGCCTCGCCAGCGCCGGCGAGGAGGCAGACTTTTTCAAAACCAAGACCTCGCGGCTCGGCTATTTTGTCTATCGGCCGCAGGAGGATTACGCCGGCGAGGACTCGTTCGACTACACGGTGCGCAACGAAACGTCGGGGCTCGTGTTCAAGAACACGGTGGTGCTCGCGGTGAAACCGCCGCCGCCGGTAATGCTGCAGAGGTTCGACGTCGAGGCGACCCGGGAACGCTCATTAAAAGTGCAGGAGGTCGCCCTCTCCACTCGCCCCAACCAGCCCGTCACCCAAAAAGTTCCGAGCCACGAGGATTTCCTCACGCCGGCCGACCGCGTGGGCATCGCCCCGCCGAAGGTTGCGTACCTGCTCGACGACAAGGCCAAGCCGCAGAACGGCACCGCGAAGCTCGACCGGCTTACGGGCCAGCTCACCTACGCGCCGAATCCCGGTTTCATCGGCGAGGACCGATTCCGCTACTACACCGTCGACGAGGCCAATCCCCACCTGGGCGCGGAAAACGTCGTCTCAGTCCACGTCGAGCCGATCCGCACCGTGAAGCACGTGGTGGTCGATCGCTCGCGCAGCCGCGAGGTGGATCTCGTGTTCGTCATCAACAATTCGCCCTCGATGGCGGCGCACCAGAGCCGGATCGCCGCCAACCTGAGCCGGTTTCGGCAGCTCTTTCACACGCGTGATCTCGACTACCGCATCGGCGTGCTCACGACCGACTTCGTGGACGCGGATCCGCGGTTTTCGCGCGCCGACCAGCAGTTTTTCAAGGAGGTCCGTTCGATCCAGCTCAACCGCGCCGGCCAGCCGGTGCTCGACCGCCGCGGCCGGCCGAAAACGACGACCAAGCGTGTCGCGAGCAACGGCACACTCGTGACGCTACCGGTGATGGATCAGCCGTGGGTCACGCCGCGCACGCCCGACGGCATTTTCTCCGAACTCGTCAAGGTCGGCACAAACGGCGACAGCAACCGCACCGCGTTCACCTCCGTGTACAATTTCGTCGCCGGCTATTACAACAAGGAGCACGCGTTCCTCCGTCCGGAAGCGCCCACGATCGTGGTTTTCTTCATGGACGAGGAGGAAACCCGCATGGCCACCTGGAAGGAACAAGCCGACGGCAAGCGCGAGGCCGAGTGGATCGAGAACGGCAAGCTGCCCGACTTGCTCAAGCAATACAACGCGCGCAACCCGCAGAAACGCCAGACGCTCGACGGCTACATCAACTACTGGGTCTTGCGCCCGTTCATCATCGCGAAGGGGAACAAACGCGGAAAGCTCGAGATGCACGCGGTGGTGTCACCCAACAACATCTCGCACCGCCGCGCCGCCGAGCTCACGGGCGGGAGCGTGCTCAACATCGAGAGCGACTTTTCCGGGCCGCTCGCCGCGCTCGGTGATCGTATCGCCGAGACCGTCGCGGTCGCGCTCGATCCGGTTGCGCCGGGTGCAACGCTCTACCGCAAGAGCCTGCGCGTGCTGGTCGACGGCGACGAAGTGCGGCCCGACGCGGAGAACGGCTACGTGTACGACGAACTCACCCACAGCATTCGGTTCCAAGGCGCCGCCAAGAAGAAGGCGTTCCTCGCGAAGATCGACATCACCTACGAGGAGCACATGTAA